The genomic segment TTTAAAAAAAAATGTAGAAAGTATTTATTGTTAAAAAATTCACAAAGTCTTCGCTATTCAATAATAAGGGGGATTTATTATGAGTTATCAGGCTTTTAGAATTCCTAACAACATTTTATTTGGTGAAGGTGCCTTCGAGTATCTGGGGACTTTAAAAGGAGAACGAGCTGTTATTGTTACTGGTGGAAGTTCTATGAAGAGGCTGGGGTTCTTGGACAAAGCAAAAGAGATTTTAGAAAAGGCAGGTATGGAAGTCGAGATAATTGAAGGTGTTGAGCCCAATCCTTCTATTGGGACAGTAAATCGCGGTGCTGAAAAAATGCGCCAATTTAAACCTGATTGGATTATAGCTTTGGGTGGGGGTTCTGCACTGGATGCGGCTAAGATTATGTGGGTTTTTTATGAGTATCCTGAACTAAAGTTTGAAGATATTTTAGAAATTAACTCCATCCCAACTTTGAGAAAAAAAGCACAATTTGTAGCTATACCTTCAACCAGTGGTACCGCATCAGAAATTACTGCTGCTTCAGTTATTACCGATACAAAGAAACATATCAAATACCCAATTATTTCTCAAGAAATCATACCTGATATTGCAATTGTTGACCCGGCACTTCCTGCCAAAATGCCTCCGCATATTACTGCAAATACCGGTATGGATGTTTTAACCCATGCTATTGAGTCCTATGTTTCTACTGGGGCCAACAGTTATACTTCGCCTCTGGCAATGGAAGCGATTAAACTGGTCTTTGAATATCTGCCCAGAGCTTATAAAGATGGTAATGATATGGAAGCCCGTTATCATATGCATAATGCTTCTACTATTGCTGGAATGGCCTTCAACAATAGTTTTTTAGGGCTTGTTCACAGTCTTGCCCATAAGATTGGTGGAATGTTTGGAATTACTCACGGTCTGGCCAATGCGATTCTTCTACCTTATATCTGTAAATACAATATGAAAAATACTGATAGATATGCTGAGATTGAAAAAGTACTGGGAGTTTCTGATCTGGTTGAAACCCTCAAGGAGTTCAACAGAAAGTTAGATATTCCTTTAAATTTTGCTGCCTTAGAAGAGGTTCAAAGAGAAAAGTTTGAAGAGGTTTTGAGTAAGATGAGTGAAAATGCCTATAAAGATCCATGTACTTTGACCAATCCACGTCCAACCAGTCCTGAGGATATAGAGAAGATTTACCGATATGCTTTCGAGGGTAAAGATATAGATTTCTAAAAAGATAATAACTCGGGAAATAAAACCTGTCCTTATTATGAGGACAGGTTTTTAATTTTCTTAATGAAATTAGGAATTGTTAAAGTTTATGATGGACTTCGGGCTATGGACAAGATTTTTTGATAGATAACTAATAATAGTTTCATTATACCTTCCACTTTAATTTATTAAAGTACGCTTTTAATTAAAAGAAGTATTTTGATCTATAATATGAATTTTTTTAATTAAAATATCAAAAAAATTAATTTTAATATTGACATATTTAAGAATAGTACTTATAATATAAATATAACAACTTTTAAAAAAAGGAAGGGATTGTTATGAGTTATGCTTTAATTGTAGAAGATTTACGGAAGGAGTTTCCAAGACGCCAAAAATTGGGATTAGGTGAGCGATTTAAAAGGTTATTACATAATAAAAACGAAAGCATGGAAGATGGACGGATGATAAGAGGTGGAAGGACTTTTGTAGCAGTAAAAAATGTAAATTTTAAGGTTAAGCGGGGTGAGATTTTTGGATTGCTTGGCCCAAATGGAGCAGGGAAAACTACAACTATTAAAATGATCTCTACTTTGTTGGAGCCGACTCGAGGTAAGGTATTGGTTAATGGATATGATGTGGTTAAAGATGCGCGGAAAGTACGTCAATCTCTGGGAACTGTTTTATCGGGGGAACGGAGTATTTATTGGAAATTGACTGGTCGGGAAAACCTTGAATATTTTGGGGCATTGTATGGAATGAAGCGGAAAGAAGCAAAAGCCCGGGCCCAGGAATTGTTAGAACGGCTGGATTTGAGCAAGCGGGGAGATGAGTTAGTTGAGAATTATTCTTCAGGAATGAAGCAGCGGATTGCTCTTGGCAAAGCTCTAATGGCTGATCCTCCAATTTTACTCTTAGATGAACCTACAGTTGGTCTTGATCCACAGGCAGCATTAAGATTGCGGGAGATTATCATGGAATTAAAAGAAGAGGGAAAAACCATTCTTTTAACAACCCACTATATGGAAGAGGCAGATATTCTTTGCGATCGGATTGCTATCATTGATCAGGGAGAAATTATTGCTTTAGCACCGCCTTCCCAATTGAAAGCTCAGCTCTCAGAAAAAAGGATGATTCAATTAACTGTAAGGGGGCTTTCAGATGAGGTACAGAATAAATTAAATAAGGTTTCACATGTAGAACGTGTTTTAGCCCATTATGATGATGAAAAGGAGAATTGGCAGATAACCATTCATTCTTCTAATGGTGAGGAGACTATTACAGATATTATACAGACTTTAACTAAAGAACAGGTACAGATTCAAAATGTGAATGTAAAAGAACCAACTCTGGAAGATGTCTTTATTCATTTAACAGGGAAATCTCTAAGGGAATAAAGATAAGAGGAGGGAGTTTTTGATGAGTGAATATGGTTTAACCATATCTGGTCCTGAGCAGGAAACTGTTAGTGAAGTAACCATAGAAAATTATAGTTTATCCTGTATGTTACGGGCATTATGGGCAGTAGTTAAGCGGGAGCTTATCATTTTTATTAGATATCCAACGTGGGTAGTAGCAATTTTTATCTGGCCTGTATTGTTTCCGCTGCCGTATATTTTTGGTGGAAAAGCGTTGGCCGGTCCAAACCAGGTTGGGATGGTTACTTTTTCCAGGTTGACAGGCATGTCTGATTATGTAGGGTTTGTGGCAATCGGTTCTTTGCTCTGGATGTGGATGAATATGGTATTATGGTCTTTTGGTAACCATCTTAGAAATGAGCAGGTCAGGGGTACTCTGGAATCTAACTGGCTTTCACCTTTGCCCCGGATCTTTCTTTTGGCAGGGGCAGGTATTAGCAATTGCCTGATTCAGAGTGCAGTAATCTTTATCAGTCTGTTGGAATTTTATCTGTTTTTGGGTGTAAAAATTCAGGGTAATCCTCTTTTGATTTTGTTGGTTTTACTTTTCATTATCCCTTCAATTTATGGAATCGGTCTTTTGTTTGCCAGTCTGGTTATCTGGGCTAAAGAGGTTAATACTATGGTATTTCTGGTTCGGGGTATTATGATGATTTTCTGCGGTGTAAGTTTTCCTCTGACTGTTATGCCGGAATGGATGCAGGTTGTCTCTAAATGGATTCCTATAACCTATGGAATAAGAGCATTCCGGCTGGCCTATTTAACCAAAAAAGGATTTGAGGCGATTAAAGGTGATTTATTGATATTGGGAATTTTCGGATTGATATTTTTTATCCTGGGAATTTTGGCTTTTGCTTTGAGTGAAAGATTTGTTAAAAGGAAAGGAACTCTGGGAGTTTATTAAAAGATGATTGGGGTGATATTAGGTGTCAAAAAATTTGCAAATTCAGTTACGGGCTATGGCAGGAATGTTCAGACGGGATTATAAAATCTTTTTTCGCTATCCAATGAATGCTATCTTTCGGATTGTAGAGCCGGTTGCGTGGTTAACGCCGATCTATTTTATGGGTAAAGGGTTTGCTATCAATGGTGAAAATGTGGGTTTTGCTGCTTATACCGGAAATGGAGATTATATGGCATTTATCATCTTAGGAGTTATTCTTTCCAGTTACGTGAGTGCAGTTTTATGGGGAATTGGTTATTCTTTGAAACAGCAGATGGATATTGGGGTTTTAGAGTCCAATTGGCTGACGCCCATTCCGCGAATTACCCATCTCATTGGGCAGACTCTCTTTAATGTATTGATTACAACGCTAAACTCTATTGGAGTAGCACTGATAATCTGGTTGTTATTTGGTTTTGAATTGAATTTTGAGAAAATATTGCTGGCTATTTTGACAGCTCTTCCTATGATAATTGCTATTTATGGATTTGGCTTTGGTTTTGCTGCCCTGGTAATGCTAATGCGTGATGCCAATACCTTAGTAGATACCGGTAATTTTATTATCAATCTATTGAGTGGGGCCAATTTTCCAATTACTGTATTGCCGCGTTTTTTATTGGTAGTATCTTTAAGTATTCCATTAACTTATGGATATGATGCCATCAGGGGTATGCTCCTTGGAACCAGGACAGTATTACCAATTCACCAGGAACAGATGATTTTAGTAGTATTTATGGGAGCAATGGTGGTACTGGGAGTACTTGTCTTTAAGTGGTTGGAACGGCGATGTAAAAAACTGGGGACAATTGGGATGCATTAGTTAAATGTTCTTGCTATTTGGATAACAACAAATTTTTGGGCCAAGAAGGATTTTTACATTTTTATATAGAAAATTATATTAGGATTAAATTGCAAAAAGCTAATTTTGAGTTGTTTAACCATCTTAGTGAGATTGAAGGAGAAATAAGGCTTCATCACAGTATCTGATTAATCAATTCATGGGTTGAAGCCCCATAGATTACCCTGAAATCTAACTTTAGATGGTTCAAAAAATTTCTTTATGAAGTGAAAAATTAGCTTTTTGCAGTAAAATCATATTAGTAAATTGAATATATGCATAGATTGGTGTTCTTATGAACTTAAATGGGAAAGTGGTGAGAATCCACTACAGCCCCCGCTACTGTGAGTGTGGATGAAACTGGCTTAAAACCACCGGGATGGTTCCGGGAAGGTGCCAGGAGTAAGAGGAAACACGAGTCAGGAGACCAGCCAGTCTATGAGATGGGTCGCCTTCGGAGGGGAGGAGAGGACTCACTTTATGTGAAAAGATACTCAAACCTCGACGGGAAGGTCGAGGTTTTATTTTTTTATAAAAATAAAATTATATGGAGGCGAGAGGGATGGGGCTAACTCTGGTGACCGGTGGGGCTAGAAGTGGGAAGAGTAAATTTGCTGAGAAATTGGTAAGTCACTACTTAGCATTAAATAAAGAAGAGTCTGTTCTTTATATTGCCACTGCTGTTGCTTTTGATGAGGAAATGAAAGAAAGAATTAGGCGTCATCAGGCCCAGAGACCTGCCCATTGGCGAACGGTGGAGCAGTATCGAGGTCTTTCAGAGGTTTTTAAAAGGTCAAAGGAAAAGGTGATTTTACTGGATTGTATAACCTTAATGATCTCTAATCTTCTTTTTGAAGCTGGTCTTAATGAAGAAAGACCTAATTTAAAAGAAGTAGAGTTAGTAGAAAAGGCCATTGTCAACGAGATTAATGAAATGCTTAGGGAGATTAAGAAGTTAAAGGATAGAGAAATAATTCTGGTAACCAACGAACTGGGAATGGGGCTGGTTCCAGCTTATCCATTAGGGCGAATTTTCCGTGATATTGCTGGACGGGTAAATCAAAGAATAGCGGAGGTGAGTGATAGGGTTTATTTTATGATTTCTGGAATTCCGACTTTGATTAAAGGAGGTGGATAACAGTTGAAGAATTTCATTTTAATGACTCAATTGATGACCCGGATTCCGATTCCCATTACTATTGATATAAAAAATGAAGAGTTGGGGAAGGGGAATATATATTTCCCTTTGATTGGAGGACTAATTGGGTTGTTTCTTGCTGCTATCTATAAAATATTTTTTCATCTCTATGGAGATGGATATCTCTTATCTGTTCTGGTGGTAGCGGCATATCTCTGGATTAGCGGTGGATTGCATATGGATGGACTAAGTGATACCTTTGATGGATTATGGAGTAATCGTTCCCGGGAGAAGATACTGGAGATTATGAGAGATAGTAGGGTTGGGGTATATGGAGTTTTGATCTTAATTTTGACTATTTCCATTTTGATAGGTGGAATTCAAAAGCTTCATGGCCAATGGCAGTGGTTGATTTTAATACCTATGGTGGCCCGTTATGGCTGTGTGGTGGGAAATGCAATTTCTGAGTATGCACGGCCGGAGGGGATGGGTAAATATTTTGTTAAGGATTGCGGGCTTAAAGAACTTTTGGTGGCATCTCTTTATACCTGGCCTTTAGCTTTCTGGTTAAGGGGTATTCAAGGAATTATGGTTGTGATTTTTGTTCTAGCTTTTACATATCTTTTCACCCACTGGGTGCAGGCCAAAATAGGTGGAATTACTGGGGATGTGATTGGTGCTGTCATCGAACTGAATCAATTATTGGTATTACTTCTGGCAGTTTTATTTATAAACTTAAACTTAGAGGGGTTTTAGTATGGAATTAATTCTCGTAAGACACGGTCATACTGAAGCTAATCATAAAAGAGTATTTCAGGGTTGGCTGGATTTATCTTTAAGTGAAAAGGGACGTAAACAGGCGATTCGATTGAGGGAAGAGCTTAAAAATTATCAGTTTGAGAAAATATATGTAAGTCCATTAAAACGGGCGTTGGAGACTGCTGAAATCATTAAAGAAGGATTAAAAACTCCTTCCGAAATAGTAAAGGCAGGAGCTTTAAAAGAGATGAACTTTGGTTTCTGGGAAGGGTTATCCTCAGATGAAATTCAGGCCCGATACCCGGAAGATTTTCAGAATTGGCTGAAAAATTGGCAGCGGGTTCGGGTGCCAGGAGGAGAAAGTGCAATACAGATGTTTGAGAGGGTAAGAAATTGGGTGGATAAAATATTGAAGAAGCATGATGAAGATACTACTTTGTTAATCGTTTCCCATGAAGGGGTAATTTTGCAGATGATAGCTTATTTATTAGGTTTTGATCTGGCTTCAAGCTGGCATTTTCGGGTTGATCCTGGAAGTTTATCAGTCATAGAGATTATTCAAGGCTTTTCAATTTTGATAAAATTAAACCATGTTGTGGAAGTATAATTTTTAAAATATATGATGAAACTGCAAAAAGCTAATTTTTCGCTTCTTGAGAAATTTTTCGAATCATCTAAAGCTCGATTTCCGTCGAAATAAGGCTTCCTGACTCAAAGGGTCCTCCTGGCCCTTAGAACTAGCTCATTACCTCCTGTGATGAGGTCTTATTTCGTCGGAAATTTCGCTAAGATGATTTGGTGAAATATTTCTATGTCGCTCAAAATTAGCTTTTTGCAGTATAATCATATATCAAATATCAAAAAGTGAGGTAGATAAAAATGAGTAAAAGATTAGAAGAAACAGTTAAGGCCATTAAACCCCTGGATAAAGTTATGATGGAAGAAGTACGAAAATATCAAGACACTTTGACCAAGCCGACCGGGAGTCTCGGTAGGTTAGAGGAGATTTCTATTCAGGTTGCTGGAATAACCGGTAAAAAAACACCTGATTTTGGCAAAAAAGCTGTTGTTGTGATGGCTGGAGATCACGGAGTAGTTGCTGAAGGAGTGAGCGCATTTCCCCAGGTAGTAACTCAACAGATGGTTTATAACTTTGCTAATGGTGGTGCTGCTATTAATGTTTTAGCCCGTCAAGCTGGTGCTGAGGTAAAGGTAGTTGATATTGGAGTAGCCGGTGATGTGGAGGTGCCAGGGGTCTGGGTAAGGAAAGTAAAATACGGAACGAATAATTTCTGTCAAGGCCCGGCAATGTCAAAAGAAGAAGCTATTCAGGCTTTAGAAGTAGGAATAGATGTAGCTGAAGAGCTGATTGAGGATGGTTTTAGTATATTGGCTACAGGTGAGATGGGGATTGGAAATACTACTGCAAGTAGTGCTATTGTCAGTTTGCTTACTGGATGTACGGTTGAAGAGGCAGTTGGCCCGGGAACAGGTGTGGATAATGAAGGTATTAAGAGGAAGATAAATGCCATTAAGCGCGGAATTGAGGTAAACAAGCCTGATGTTAATGATGCTTTGGACGTACTTATGAAAGTGGGTGGCCTTGAGATTGCAGGAATAACTGGTTTGATTCTGGGGGCTGCTGCAAATAGAGTACCTGTGGTTATTGACGGTTTTATCAGTACAGCTGCTGCTCTTGTAGCTAAAGGACTGGCTCCTGAGTCTGTAAATTATATGATTGGGTCTCATTGTTCTGCTGAACCTGCTCATCGTCGGAGTCTGGAAATTCTGGGGATTAAGCCGGTACTGGATTTAAAGATGCGGTTGGGTGAAGGTACAGGTGCAGTATTGACTTTTTATTTAATAGAATCAGCCGTACGGATTGTTAAGGAGATGGCTACTTTTGAATCGGCTGGAGTGGCTACAAAGGAATAAGGTATTTTAAAAGGCTTTAAGGAATAAGGAATTATATTTCTTAAAGCCTTTTATTGTTTGCGTTATAATGAGACCCAAAGGAAAAGGAATTATTACAGAGGAATCACTGGTTATTGGCTATAAAGTAAAGCAAGATTGATTCATCGGGGTGGCTATAAAGATTTTTTAATGAAGATGGGACTTTTATTTTAGAGATGATTGTATTTGAATTATTGAGGAAATTATATTTGTTGAAACCATTTATTGTTTGTGTTATAATATAATATGTTGGACTTTAATGGAAAACTTTTAATGAATCTGATAGTGATTGGAATACTAAAGTATGTCAGTATTTTAAGGATGAGCTAAATATACATGTAAAAAACCGTAAATAGACTCTTGCTGATGAATTGATTATATAGAAAAAGGCGGGATAAAATTGATTAATTTTAAATCTGACTTATTAGAACTCATGCTGAATAATTCAGAACAGGTATTCAGCTTAAAACATAAAGAACTTGAACTGATAGAATCTTATATTAATAGTTTTGGAACAGAAGAAACCATACCACCTATATCTCAATTGAAAGATAAAGAAAAATTAGAAGAGTATTACTCTTATTTAAGTTTTCTGAAATATAAAGATGATATAAAGGATCTGGCTTTTAGAATTCAAAATCTACCTCCTAATAAATTATTATCTTTTGTCTCCCAATTATTTGATCTCGATCAGGAGCCGATTACTATTTATCTTACTCCAATCGGAAATCCAATTGGTGAGGCATATGTACGGAATGTGG from the Anoxybacter fermentans genome contains:
- a CDS encoding iron-containing alcohol dehydrogenase, whose protein sequence is MSYQAFRIPNNILFGEGAFEYLGTLKGERAVIVTGGSSMKRLGFLDKAKEILEKAGMEVEIIEGVEPNPSIGTVNRGAEKMRQFKPDWIIALGGGSALDAAKIMWVFYEYPELKFEDILEINSIPTLRKKAQFVAIPSTSGTASEITAASVITDTKKHIKYPIISQEIIPDIAIVDPALPAKMPPHITANTGMDVLTHAIESYVSTGANSYTSPLAMEAIKLVFEYLPRAYKDGNDMEARYHMHNASTIAGMAFNNSFLGLVHSLAHKIGGMFGITHGLANAILLPYICKYNMKNTDRYAEIEKVLGVSDLVETLKEFNRKLDIPLNFAALEEVQREKFEEVLSKMSENAYKDPCTLTNPRPTSPEDIEKIYRYAFEGKDIDF
- a CDS encoding ATP-binding cassette domain-containing protein, which produces MSYALIVEDLRKEFPRRQKLGLGERFKRLLHNKNESMEDGRMIRGGRTFVAVKNVNFKVKRGEIFGLLGPNGAGKTTTIKMISTLLEPTRGKVLVNGYDVVKDARKVRQSLGTVLSGERSIYWKLTGRENLEYFGALYGMKRKEAKARAQELLERLDLSKRGDELVENYSSGMKQRIALGKALMADPPILLLDEPTVGLDPQAALRLREIIMELKEEGKTILLTTHYMEEADILCDRIAIIDQGEIIALAPPSQLKAQLSEKRMIQLTVRGLSDEVQNKLNKVSHVERVLAHYDDEKENWQITIHSSNGEETITDIIQTLTKEQVQIQNVNVKEPTLEDVFIHLTGKSLRE
- a CDS encoding ABC transporter permease, translated to MSEYGLTISGPEQETVSEVTIENYSLSCMLRALWAVVKRELIIFIRYPTWVVAIFIWPVLFPLPYIFGGKALAGPNQVGMVTFSRLTGMSDYVGFVAIGSLLWMWMNMVLWSFGNHLRNEQVRGTLESNWLSPLPRIFLLAGAGISNCLIQSAVIFISLLEFYLFLGVKIQGNPLLILLVLLFIIPSIYGIGLLFASLVIWAKEVNTMVFLVRGIMMIFCGVSFPLTVMPEWMQVVSKWIPITYGIRAFRLAYLTKKGFEAIKGDLLILGIFGLIFFILGILAFALSERFVKRKGTLGVY
- a CDS encoding ABC transporter permease; this encodes MSKNLQIQLRAMAGMFRRDYKIFFRYPMNAIFRIVEPVAWLTPIYFMGKGFAINGENVGFAAYTGNGDYMAFIILGVILSSYVSAVLWGIGYSLKQQMDIGVLESNWLTPIPRITHLIGQTLFNVLITTLNSIGVALIIWLLFGFELNFEKILLAILTALPMIIAIYGFGFGFAALVMLMRDANTLVDTGNFIINLLSGANFPITVLPRFLLVVSLSIPLTYGYDAIRGMLLGTRTVLPIHQEQMILVVFMGAMVVLGVLVFKWLERRCKKLGTIGMH
- the cobU gene encoding bifunctional adenosylcobinamide kinase/adenosylcobinamide-phosphate guanylyltransferase, with the translated sequence MGLTLVTGGARSGKSKFAEKLVSHYLALNKEESVLYIATAVAFDEEMKERIRRHQAQRPAHWRTVEQYRGLSEVFKRSKEKVILLDCITLMISNLLFEAGLNEERPNLKEVELVEKAIVNEINEMLREIKKLKDREIILVTNELGMGLVPAYPLGRIFRDIAGRVNQRIAEVSDRVYFMISGIPTLIKGGG
- the cobS gene encoding adenosylcobinamide-GDP ribazoletransferase, with the translated sequence MKNFILMTQLMTRIPIPITIDIKNEELGKGNIYFPLIGGLIGLFLAAIYKIFFHLYGDGYLLSVLVVAAYLWISGGLHMDGLSDTFDGLWSNRSREKILEIMRDSRVGVYGVLILILTISILIGGIQKLHGQWQWLILIPMVARYGCVVGNAISEYARPEGMGKYFVKDCGLKELLVASLYTWPLAFWLRGIQGIMVVIFVLAFTYLFTHWVQAKIGGITGDVIGAVIELNQLLVLLLAVLFINLNLEGF
- the cobC gene encoding alpha-ribazole phosphatase produces the protein MELILVRHGHTEANHKRVFQGWLDLSLSEKGRKQAIRLREELKNYQFEKIYVSPLKRALETAEIIKEGLKTPSEIVKAGALKEMNFGFWEGLSSDEIQARYPEDFQNWLKNWQRVRVPGGESAIQMFERVRNWVDKILKKHDEDTTLLIVSHEGVILQMIAYLLGFDLASSWHFRVDPGSLSVIEIIQGFSILIKLNHVVEV
- the cobT gene encoding nicotinate-nucleotide--dimethylbenzimidazole phosphoribosyltransferase — protein: MSKRLEETVKAIKPLDKVMMEEVRKYQDTLTKPTGSLGRLEEISIQVAGITGKKTPDFGKKAVVVMAGDHGVVAEGVSAFPQVVTQQMVYNFANGGAAINVLARQAGAEVKVVDIGVAGDVEVPGVWVRKVKYGTNNFCQGPAMSKEEAIQALEVGIDVAEELIEDGFSILATGEMGIGNTTASSAIVSLLTGCTVEEAVGPGTGVDNEGIKRKINAIKRGIEVNKPDVNDALDVLMKVGGLEIAGITGLILGAAANRVPVVIDGFISTAAALVAKGLAPESVNYMIGSHCSAEPAHRRSLEILGIKPVLDLKMRLGEGTGAVLTFYLIESAVRIVKEMATFESAGVATKE